Below is a window of Candidatus Poribacteria bacterium DNA.
CTGATCCGTGGCGACAGCGGACACCTCACTTACGGCAGGTCCCAGACGACGCTCACCCAAGGAGGGTTGGCTCTCCTGGTCGCCCGCTACTGCGATGATCCCAATGCCCTCTACGCGGACGATCTGCGCGCCTACCTCGACCGGCTCGACGCCGCCGACCTGACCCTCGACGGTGATGTTCGCTTCCACGACCTGCTCAAGCGCGCCGGCAGCGATCCCATCATGCAGGACGTCCAAGACGCCTTCTTCGACCGCGTCTACTGGGACCCCAGCGCCCGCGCCGCCAGCGGACTCGGAATCCTGGAACCCCTTGGCGTTGCCGTCGTCTACGACAGCCACGTTCATGGGTCATGGGGACGCATGCGGAACCGCACCAGCGCCCGGCATGGCAGCGTGTCGGACATCGGCGAACGGGTCTGGATCGAGCGGTACATCGCAGTCCGAGAGGGATGGCTGGCGGCGTCCAACCCGCCGCTGTCGCGCACGACCTACCGCATGCGCGCCTTCACGAGCCTGATCGAGGACGAGAAGTGGGACTTGGAGCTCCCGATCTGGGTCTGCGGCGTACGGATCGACGAGGCGGCGCTGATGGCGAGACCACCGTTCCGCGTCTCGGCGGCGGACGACACGGAGCGGCTTCTCAAGCTCAGGGTCCCGCCGATGCGCGGCAGCGATGTCGGCGTCGTCCAGGAAGCCCTTGCCCGCCACGGATTCGATGTCGATGTGGACACCATCTTCGGACCCCAGACGCGCGACGCCGTCAGCGCCTTCCAGCGGCGCGAGGGACTCTACGTCGATGGGATCGTCGGTCCTGCGACCAGGGCAGCGCTGGGGGTCTAGACCAGGTTAGCCCGCGTCAGAGTCGAGGGGTGTGTCAGCGCGGACACCGAGCTCACCCCTCATCCTAACCTTCTCCCGCAAGGGGAGAAGGAACCCAAACGCCCTCTCCCCTCGTGGGAGAGGGTCGGGGTGAGGGGAAGGCACGATCCACGAGAGTGCAACATGACAGACCACTCAGGAGGAACCGACGGCAAGGAGAGTGCGATGGATGAACACACTGACCACGACAAGGAACTCAGGATCGGCTTGGTGCTGTACGGGG
It encodes the following:
- a CDS encoding chitosanase encodes the protein MNRPTSLAKDTAQAIVNVFETGSPQGDYGKVTLIRGDSGHLTYGRSQTTLTQGGLALLVARYCDDPNALYADDLRAYLDRLDAADLTLDGDVRFHDLLKRAGSDPIMQDVQDAFFDRVYWDPSARAASGLGILEPLGVAVVYDSHVHGSWGRMRNRTSARHGSVSDIGERVWIERYIAVREGWLAASNPPLSRTTYRMRAFTSLIEDEKWDLELPIWVCGVRIDEAALMARPPFRVSAADDTERLLKLRVPPMRGSDVGVVQEALARHGFDVDVDTIFGPQTRDAVSAFQRREGLYVDGIVGPATRAALGV